One Nocardiopsis gilva YIM 90087 genomic window, CGGGTGTAGGGGGCCGTCCGCTGGCCGAGGAAATACGGCTTGAACGGGACCATGCCTGCGTTCACCAGCAGCAGCGTGGGGTCCTCGGCGACGAGACTTGCCGAGGGGACCACGGTGTGCCCGTTGTTCTCGAAGAAAGTGAGGAAGCGGCGAGCGATTTCTGCCGTCTCCATCAGCGGCCGTCCTTCAGGTAGGGGGCGTCGGTTGCGCCATGCGATTCGTTTGCTCTTCCAGGCGGGAGCGCGGGGCGGCCGGGCGATATTCCCTTTCCGCTGTGCTCGCCGCGTTGCCCGTCACCATAGAGGCGCCGCAGCTCGGCCTCGCGGTGTTCCATGGCGTCCAGGACGTCCTCGTTGAACTCGCGGAGGGCGGCGCGGTGATCTGCTACGTGGCCCTCAACGCGGTCGGCGATACCGCCCGGGCTCCACGCACGTACCGTGCGGTTGAGCCTGTGCACAACATACCCGCCGATGGCCGCGCCCGCGACAAGATAAAAGAGACGCCCGATCATCGGCGTTCCTTCCTGCGACGACTTCGTACCAGGGCCACGGCCCGGCGCTGACCGACCACCCGGCGGACGGCGTAGGAGAAGGACGCCAGCTTCACCAGCGGCCCGGTGAACACCGAGCGCGTCAGGGCGGTCATGGTGGAGACGTCCTCGGTGGTGTTTGCGACGTTGGCGGTGATCTCCTCGACGCGGTCGAGGGACGTACCGGTGCGCTCCACGGTGGAGGCGACGTCGTCCAGCAGGGGCCGGGCGCGTTCGCCGAGGTCCGACACGACCTTGGTCATCTCCGACAACAGCCGTGTGAGCTTGACGAGGGTCACGCAGAGGAACGCGACCAGAACCGTCCACACCACGGCGGCGATGAGGGCGGCCAGCTCTCCTCCGGTCAGCATGAGGGCTCCGTTTGACGATCGGGGTCGTTCGGTCTCCGGGCAGGACGTGGCGGGGAATGGCCCCGCACCGCTCCCGGCACCGTGGCGTGCGCACGGTGCCCGTGCGCCCCGGAGTCTCAGCGACCCAGGCGGCTGCTCTTGGGTGGGGGCCGGAAGATCCGAATAGGGCAGACCCTATCGCGTCCCATGCGGCGGTTATCCGCTTCCCCGCTGCGTGCCCCGAAAGAGGGGCCCAGCGGAGAGAGACATCCGCGACATCGGTCGCGGAACGCGGCACGCACGGCCGCCGGCACCCGCCATCGGCCGGAACGCCTGCGGATTCCTCCGCTATCGGACGCCGTCCGGACATCGACGAACGCGGGCAGATGGCGGAGAATCTGAGCAGAGCACGCGATTTGGCTACGATTGCGCCGCCGGACTCCCATCCCCCCGGGGCACGACGGATAGAACGACAGGACCCCCATGAGCCGACGCTCTCAGCGCGAGATCTCCGTTCTGGTACCAGCGAACCTCCTTCCCCTCACCCGCGGTGAACCCCGCCGGTTGGGCCCCTACCTGGTGATCGGCAGAATCGGCTCGGGCGGCACCGGGAGCGTCTACGCGGCGGTCAACCCCGCGGTCACCGACGACCCCCTCGTCGCCGTCAAAGCGCTGACCTCGCCCCACCTCAAGGACGACGCCACCCGCGAGCTGCTGCACCGGCGCCTGGAGGCGCTGTCGCACGTCGACGGCCGCTGCTACGTCCCGCCGATCGCCTTCGACGCCTTCGCGTCGCCACCGTGGCTGGCCATGGGATACGTGTCGGGAATCCCACTGGCCCAGTACGTCCGCAGACGCGGCGGGCTGGGGCCGGGGCGGATCGTCGCACTTGCGGCCGGCCTGGCGGAGGGCATCGCCGCCCTGCACACCGCGAATGTCGCGCACGGCGACCTCAAGCCCAGCAACGTCCTGCTCGGAACGGGCGGGCCGCGCATCCTCGACTGCGCGCTGCCCGGAGACGACGAGCACCTGCGCTCGTCCGCGGCCACCTGGCTGAGCCCCGAGCGGCACGCGGGCGAACCGCCCGGCCCGGCCGCCGACGTCTTCGCCTGGGGCGGCGTGATGACCTTCGCCGCGACCGGGCGGCTCCCCTTCGGGCTGGCCGAGCCACACATCGTGGCCGCGCGTGTGGCCAACGAGCAGCCGGACCTGACCGGTGTTCCCGCCTCCCTGCTGCCGCTGGTCAGCCGTGCCCTGGCCAAGGACCCGGCCGAGCGGCCCACGGTCCGCGAGCTCATCGGCGGCTCGATCGCCGCGTGGGAGCAGACCGAGACGCACGCGGAGGAGGACGAGCGCCCGGTTCCCGGGACGGCGGTCACCCGCGTGCTGACCCGGGAGTGGCAGGGCGTCATCGAGCCCGCGCGGCTGCCGCGGGTGATCACCCTCTACGAGGGTCCGGACCTGCGGATCCGCAAGACCGTATTCGCGGCAGTGGGCGCGGCCCTGGCGCTGGCCGTCATCGGCGGGGGCGCGTGGGCGGCCTACGGCGCGCTGGGCGGGGGCGGTCGGCAGGAGGCCGCCCCGGCGACCGCCTCGCCCTCGCCGGCGAAGGAGAAGGGCACCACGGTGGTGAAGTTCGACCCCACCCTGCAGGAGAACCCGGACGACGGCCCGTGGGTCTATGTCGAGGTCGAGCACGAGGAGGAATTCGAGGGCGACGCCGGGTTCCTGACGCAGCGGGACTGGGCGGCGATGTGGGACGAGACGACGAGCGAGCGGCTGACGGCCGTCATCGACCCCGAGGCAGAGGTGCGGTGCGCCCGGTTCTGCCAGCCCGGGCCGGGCCATATCGAGGACGGCCGCGGTACCTACGAGATGACCGGCCAGGAGTTCATCGACTACCTGGGGTGGGGCGACCTCGTCATCGCCGAGGTGAAGTTCGCCGAGGAGCGGGACGAGGACGGACAGCGGCGGATCGTCGAGATCACCGAGCTGTTCCCGCAGCCTCTGGAGTGACCGCGGTCAGCGGCGCCCGATGTCGCACGCGGCTCACTGCCCGCGCAGCACCTGACGCAGCCGCTGCAGGATCTCGCCGAAACGGCGCTCGGCGCCGTGTGAGGTGGGGGTGTAGTACTCGCGGTCGGCGACGGCGTCGGGGGCGTGCTGCTGGGGCGCGACGCCGCCGGGGTAGTCATGGGCGTACTTGTAGCCCTTTCCGTGGCCGAGCTCCTTGGCCCCCTTGTAGTGGCCGTCGCGCAGGTGCGGGGGGACCGGCCCGCCCAGTCCCTTGCGCACATCGCCCATGGCAGCGTTGATCGCGCCGATGACGGCGTTGGACTTGGGCGCCAGCGAGATGTGGATGACGGCCTGGGCCAGGTTGATCCGTGCCTCGGGCAGGCCGATGAGGTCCACCGCCTGGGCGGCGGCGACCGCCACCTGCAGGGCGGTGGGGTCGGCCATGCCGACGTC contains:
- a CDS encoding serine/threonine-protein kinase; this encodes MSRRSQREISVLVPANLLPLTRGEPRRLGPYLVIGRIGSGGTGSVYAAVNPAVTDDPLVAVKALTSPHLKDDATRELLHRRLEALSHVDGRCYVPPIAFDAFASPPWLAMGYVSGIPLAQYVRRRGGLGPGRIVALAAGLAEGIAALHTANVAHGDLKPSNVLLGTGGPRILDCALPGDDEHLRSSAATWLSPERHAGEPPGPAADVFAWGGVMTFAATGRLPFGLAEPHIVAARVANEQPDLTGVPASLLPLVSRALAKDPAERPTVRELIGGSIAAWEQTETHAEEDERPVPGTAVTRVLTREWQGVIEPARLPRVITLYEGPDLRIRKTVFAAVGAALALAVIGGGAWAAYGALGGGGRQEAAPATASPSPAKEKGTTVVKFDPTLQENPDDGPWVYVEVEHEEEFEGDAGFLTQRDWAAMWDETTSERLTAVIDPEAEVRCARFCQPGPGHIEDGRGTYEMTGQEFIDYLGWGDLVIAEVKFAEERDEDGQRRIVEITELFPQPLE
- a CDS encoding DUF948 domain-containing protein, encoding MLTGGELAALIAAVVWTVLVAFLCVTLVKLTRLLSEMTKVVSDLGERARPLLDDVASTVERTGTSLDRVEEITANVANTTEDVSTMTALTRSVFTGPLVKLASFSYAVRRVVGQRRAVALVRSRRRKERR